cactgaaattaaactcttatgagctattattgttgttgttatatttgtccaaacaaatgtacctttagttgtaccaggcattaaaatgaacaagaaattgaagaaaacaaggggtggtctaataatttttttcatcactgTAATCTAATGTTGTGTACTTTTATAGTAAATTTGTttagaaatacatttttaaatgacTGGGTGAAACAATGTGTATCATAATTAAAGTTGTGTAACATAACATGAGATTGTTGTAACAAAAATTAAGTTTGACCTTAATGCTTGTACTCCATTCTTTGTGTAAAATCTATAGCATGAAAAACTACATGATGAACGGTCAGGTAAATCagcataaaatttgtttatttacattaaaaacatttttacaacaAAGTTTAAACAATAATGAATTCAATTGAGGTTATTATGTACTGTTGACTTAATGCTGAAATGGATCCTTTCATTCATAAACGCAGATTCACCTGATTCTGAATTTGCAGACTCACTGTTTCCTATAGACCTAATCTGCATATTGTGTTATGAATGTTGACACAAGTAAACTACAGTTATTACACATATCATGCCTTCTGTCTCAATCCAGTCAGTTTGGCTGATATCACATGTTCAGTAAACTGTCTATGTCTACTCCAGCTGTAGATATATACAGAATACATATACTTGACATTGTCATCGACCAACTGAAATCCTTGGTACTTTTCTGTGTCTATGCCCATTAGCATGGACTTCATGACTCAACTTTGTACACAAAGAATGCTGCACATGGAAAGTTGGGACACTTTTATCCAATTATTAATCATAATGACCCTGCCCAGTTGTCACCATCCACCTGCacagccatcatcatcatcatcaatactgCATTGGTCTGATTTTGAGAAACGTCAGCATGGCACAGAGTGGGCAGGAAGATATAGTGGTAAAGGGCAAAGTCCTGCAGGGTTCCTCCTCTCTCCCATCACCTCAGCTTGATGAACCAGtacaagacaaaaaagacaaaaaaacagaaaagcagcaTGTAGCACAGGAGTTTGGTTTGGCTTCCTCTGGACAACTGCTTCACTCTTCCAATAGTAGCACCAAGCAGGCCACCTGTCGAGTCAAAGTCTGTGTCCTAGTGTGGGAAAGAGGGATAAAAAAAGTCCAAAGTCTGGCAACAAGGCTTTAAACAGAACAATCAGGCCTAATACTCAGTACTACTCCCATTACATTCAATTCACAGCTTTAGTAATGAGTTAATCCTTAACATTAAGGTTGTTTAATCATTCATATACCTTCACTTGATCCTTAAAAAGGTTTTGTCACATTTGCAGTTGGGGATGGCCAAGTGGATGGACAGTTTTACTACATATTTGTTTGCCTTTTCACAACTATTTATGGTAAAAAGATGAACGATACctcattttgcagggaataatcagcacttttagatgtgtgatagaaaaaaaatgttttaacctaattttctggcttaaaaacagtaaaaaccctTCAGTAACggatggacagaaaattaacaagtgtttttgaccactttataaaacctgccttaaagtgTGGTTCCcattttcataaaactgtaacGTCTTTACTGTCAGTCCTCTAGGGTGTCTATTTTGCAGTAAACAGTAcaacagtttgtattttttcaatatataaggGCATGAAGTGTTTTGGTAACGGATGGACAAGGGAGAATAATTACAAGTTTCAGTTGTTTATCCAGCATATTTATTAGTTTAAACATTGcatatataatatctacaaagtcaaatgccttaaactaatttaatacattttaacatatttatctcagtttattagatatttgtaaccactgtaaaaagagtGGACCTTACACTTATCAAAAGTATAATAAAGGTCCAATAGAAGAGGATCAAAGTTATGCTTTGAATTGCACTGACGGACAAAGAATGCCAACATACATTTATGCTGAATATAATGCCATCTAAGTATTTTTCAAACACTTTTCTAAAAAGTACAATTTGTGCTGGACACTAGAAGTAATGTACTTTCAAAACATATAAATCTCTGGAAtgtatttcctgtgaaatcatcatgtctgcatgtatgacagccattccattcctgtgtctgttgaattccaacacaagcacaccttgttctgctgaataaacacttgatccatgtcttatttaagaaggagaagtataaacaccacttcTGTGttcatcactatcttcttacaataggcaacaGCAGTGCTATTACTACTgtaaaagtaattggaatccaaaaataactcttgaaaactactggacttctgttCTGACAATgctcccaaactctgaggactagtttttctatcaggacaatgctcctggactcagctaggtcaataaaggtgtggatgacggaccaccagatgaagatcctgtcatggccagcccaatctccagacctgaacccactttgaaaacttctggaggaagatgaatggtcacaagccatcaaacattactgagcttcttgaatttctataccaggagctgcataaagtcatccaacagcaatggaggagagacaagacacgtgaaagctgtcattgaaaatcagggttattccaccaaatattgatgtctgaacttttctcaAGTTACAttattattgtgttgtttagaaattaatatgaactggttttctttgcattatttgaggtctgaaaacacctgcatctttttgttattttgaccatgtgttgtgttccgcaaatacatgctctaaataatatttttatttggaatttgggagaaatgttgtcggtagttcagagaatgaaacaaaaatgttcattttactcacacatacaggggttggacaaaataatggaaacaccttaaaaaatcaacaaaatataatttaatatggtgtaggtccgccttttgcggcaattacagcctcaattctccgaggtattgattcatacaacttgtgaattgtttccaaaggaattttcagccattcttcagttagaataccctccaactcttttagagacgatggcggtggaaatcgacgtcttacttgaatgtctaaaactgaccataaatgctcaataatgttgaggtctggggactgtgccggccatacgagatgctcaacttcattagaatgttcctcatgccattctttaacaattctagctgtatggattggggcattatcatcttgaggtgaaggtgtttccattattttgtccaacccctgtacctatacatggtcaaatcagagaaagtgattattttgcagtggtctcttattattattattattattattattattattattattgttattattattattccagagCTGTACAATACACCACTGACTGGCAAAGGAATGAGGCTTAGACTGACAAGCATTGTCTTGTTGACTTGAAATTTGCAAGATATGTACTCCACGTCATACAAGTGAGATGATGTCTAACTGGAGTCAGCATGTCTGCATATGTTTTGCTTTGTCCATCCATCTCATCTGTTTGCCATCATTTGGTTTCATCCATTAGAATCTTCTATACGTTGTGATTGGTTTAAGCACTATTTTCTGAAACGACACGACTCCTCTGCTATCAATAGGCTAAAAAAACTGGATGAAGCCAACACCAGTAATAAACAGCACTTTATGATTttgtttagaatagaatagaatagaatagaatagaatagaatagaatagaatagaatagaatagcaaaatcagagaaagtgataattttgcagtggtctcttatttttttccagagctgtaagtGTTCAAGTGGTGATTTTAAATTCATTCTTTGATCTAGATGTTAACCTTCTCTTGGCCAACCCCAGTTATGAGTCTACATACTTATTTATTACACTTGATTGTTAAACTTCCAACTCACCATCTCATTCAGCATTTTATTTTGGTACTTTACTTCCGTTCCGATGTCGATAGACAGCtgtaaacatcaaaaataaaatgacagattaGGTGCCATTACCTTAAACCTGAGGACTATATACAACACGTTTACTAGCTAGAATATACAGCAGTCAAACACTGAACAGAGCATGTACTGACAGGATAACTTACACTTTTTAAAGCGGTGACTTTGGCTCTCAGCCCCTCCTGAAGATGCTCATTTTCTTCCTCATACACACTGTAACCACTAGCAACGTAGTTTCCAGAGCTCCCTTCACCTTTATACAACATCAGTGACAAATAACACAACATTAGGGAACTATTCTGTCAGCataaacattatgtacaataaccCTAAGGTCTGAAGGATGAGTAGATTTAAGGCAAATAGCACACACTTATTACAAAACCAGTAGCATAGCacaagctaacgttagctaattaGCAAGCAAGCTAATATGATGTTAAAAATCATAATTTACGTTCGTTTCTTACCCAAACCGGCGCGCCTCATCTTGAGATATAAAAGAAGTTTCTATCCAGTAATGTGTCTCACTTGTCAGAAAAAGAAACGCAGACGAACGTAGCTGTAAATTGGTATCGGTTAGCCGGTTAACTGTGTCAACCAGTGACTGTGAACGTCAGCAAACGCCACGACACCATACGGAAGCCGGCGAGGACAATCCAAAGTCCAGAATTGCGCAAAACGGAAATTGAATTATTTATAGAAAAAAGCAGAACTAATATTGTGTAGTAAAGTCTACAATAAAAGAAAGACaagaaatacaggaaataaaaacatggtgttgaattacactggtctacaagttagTTTTTCTcagttgtttacacacattttctGAGAGCATGCCTCATATTCAGAACtctacacacaaattaaaaaaacacacaatgagcAACACCCTCAATTCTTCtgcaaaatgaaactttacattcAAAACAATGTTATGTATTCTCAAATGATATTTAGTTTTCAAATGACACACACAAACCATCATATAaccatcaaggttataatagtgttggatttttcattatagtttagttttgtttactttttactttttttctctaattagtttttagagcaggtttgctagattTGATTAGTTTGTATtttctttctaaatgcttagttttattttattttatttttttatgttttatcttcCTTgttgtcatattcacataaatcccatacaggactccgctgctttctcccaactttagtttccatgttgttGGACGAGAGGccaactctaaatgacaagtgaccagaagtgcCGTACGGTGCCTCCAGCTAAAAtcgcttgagcgaaataaatcaatctcatatcaatccaacattgacaaaaaggaaaacaaagggaatttaatccttaatttttatacat
This DNA window, taken from Sphaeramia orbicularis chromosome 11, fSphaOr1.1, whole genome shotgun sequence, encodes the following:
- the LOC115428867 gene encoding BET1 homolog, whose translation is MRRAGLGEGSSGNYVASGYSVYEEENEHLQEGLRAKVTALKSLSIDIGTEVKYQNKMLNEMDTDFDSTGGLLGATIGRVKQLSRGSQTKLLCYMLLFCFFVFFVLYWFIKLR